CGCCTGCGGCGCCGCCGTCTCCCCCGGCAAGAAATTCTGTGCGGACTGCGGAAAGCGGCTTTAAAACCATGAAAACGGTGCGCCTGATTCTGATCCTGATCCTCTCCGCGGCCGGGGCACGGGCCCAGGAGCGCGGCGTCGTCGAAGGGCGGCTGGTCAACCGGACCGACCCCTCGATCCTCCCCTCCGGCGCCCCGCTCGAGATCCTCGAGCTGGAGGGGGGGATGCGGACCATCCGGAGCGCCGTCACCGATGCCGCGGGGGGAGTGCGCATCGAGGGGCTCCCCCGGTCGGAGCGGCTGATGCTGCGCGCCTCCTGGCGGGGGGTCCCCTACCACGCCCCGCTCGCCTTCGACGCCGCGGGGGTGGCCCGGGTGGAGCTCGAAGTCTACGAGACCACCTCTTCCGACGCCGACATCCGGGTGGAAAAGGTCCAGATGGCGTTCCAGTTCTCCGGGGACCGGATCCAGGCGCTCGAAACCTGGACCCTCCATAACCGCTCCCGTCCCCCCAGGATCTACGCCGACCCGGCGGGCACCTTCCGGATCTCCAAGGCGCCGGGGATCCTCCAGCCGCCGCGGATGCGGGTGACGGCCCCCGACTCCACCATGCCGCTGGTGCAGCCGGCGCTCGAAAGCGCCGACGGGGAGAGCTACTACACCCTCTACCCCTTGCGCCCCGGCCTGACCCTCATCGAGGCGGAGCAGGCGCTCCCCTACGCCGACCGCGCCTACACGTTCGTCAAGAAGTTCCACCGCGACGTGGAAGCGTTCCATATCGGCGTCCTCCCCGCCGACATGCTCCTCGAGGGGGCGGGGATCGAGCGGGTCGAGTCGCCCGGCGGCATGGCCGTCTACTCGAGCCCCGCGGCGGGCGCGGGGACGGAGGCGGCCTGGACCTTCTCGGGCGGGACCCCGGTGCCCGCGGCGTCCGCGCCCGGGGCGTCCGCGCCCGGGGCGGAGGAGGCGGAAGAGGGGGACCGCGTGGTGGCCCGCCCTTCGGCGGTGGGGCGAAACGCCCTCGTCATCGGCCCCCTGTTGCTCCTCGCCTTCATCCTCCCGCTCTGGTACGCCTGCAACCGGCCCCCCGGCCGGGGGCGTACGGCGAAGGCGTACAGCGAAAAAGTAAAGCCATGATCGAAGTCCGGGGACTGGCCAAATACTACGGCAGGCAGAGCGCGCTGCGCGGCCTCGACCTGCGGATCGCGCGGGGGGACTTCATCGCCCTCTTCGGCAGAAACGGCGCCGGGAAGACCACCTTCCTGAGGATCCTGGCGGGGCTCGCGCGCCCCTCCGCCGGCACCTGCCGGATCGCGCCGGCGGCCGGAGGCGCCGGCGGGGAGACCCCCGCCCGGACCCGCGGCCGGATCGGATACCTCTCCCACCACACCTCCCTCTACCCCGACCTGACCGCCCTGGAAAACCTGCGCTTCTTCGCCCATCTGGCGGGGGTGCCGGCCGACGACCCCTCGCTCGCCGGGAAAATCGGCGCGGTGGGGCTCGCCGGGCGGGAGCGCGAACCGGTGCGCACCTACTCCCGGGGGATGCAGCAGCGCCTGGGCATCGCCCGGGCGCTGCTGCACGACCCCGACATTCTCCTGCTCGACGAGCCCTTCACGGGCCTCGACCAGGCCGGCGCCGATTTTCTGAAGGGCTACCTCGCCGGGGCGCGCCGCGCGGGAAAGACGTGCGTCATGGCGCTCCACGACGCCGGGCTCGGCCACCAGCTGGCGAGCCGGCTGGTGGTGATCGACCGGGGGACGGCCGCGCTCGACGTCGAGCGGGACTCCCTCCCGCTCGACGCCTTCCGCGAGCGGTACGCGGCCATCCTCGGCCCGCGCCCCCCCGCCGGCGGGGGGGCGTCATGAGAAGGCTCTGGGCCGTGTTCCGCAAGGACCTCGCGATCGAGCTGAGAACCAAGGACTCGCTCAACACGATGCTGTTCTTCGGGATCGTGGTCCTGGTCGTCTTCCACTTCGCCCTCCGTTCGGGCGAGGTCGAGGCGCGGGCGGCCGCGCCCGGGGTCCTCTGGGTCGCCTTCGCCTTCGCCGGGACGCTGGGGCTCAACCGGATGTTCGCGGCGGAGAAGGAAAACGGCTGCCTGGAGGGGCTGATGATGATGCCGGCGGACCGGGGGGTCCTCTACCTCGGGAAGATGCTGGCCGGGACCGTCTTCATGCTCGCGGCCGAAGCCGTCATCTTCGTCGCGAGCCTCGTCTTCTTCAACCTCGAAGTCTGGGGCGAACTCCCCTGGCTCGCGCTGGTGTTTTTCGTCGGGACGCTGGGGTTCACCGCCGTCGGGACGCTCCTGGCGGCCGTCGCCGTGAACACCCGGATGCGGGAGGTGCTCCTCCCCGTGATCCTCTTCCCCGTGGTCCTGCCGGTGCTGATCCACGCGGTGGAGGCGACGGCCCTCGTCCTGGGCGGGGCGGACCGGGGGGAGCTCCGGCTCCCGCTCGCCGTCCTGTCGGTTTTCACGGTCGTGTTCGGCACGATCGCCTATCTGCTCTTCGAGCACGTTCTGGAGGACTAGGATGAACGAACGGACCTCCGCCCGCCTGGACCCGGTCCTGTGGGGCATCCTGGGGATCGCGATGCTGGCCGCGCTCTACCTGGCCCTCGTCGACGCCCCCAGGGAGCGGACCATGGGGGACCTGCAGCGCATCTTCTACTTTCACGTGGCCGCCGCCGTCGCGGGGCTGACGGCCTTCGGCGTCAATTTCGCCTCCTCGATCGCTTACGTGGCCCGCCGGGAGCGGCGGTGGGACCGCCTGGCGCTCTGCGCGGCCGAGACCGGGGTCGCCTTTTTCGCCATCGTCCTCCTCACCGGCCCGATCTGGGCCAAGCCGGTCTGGATGGTCTGGTGGACCTGGTCGCCGCGGCTGACCTCGTCCCTCGTCCTCTGTCTCCTCTACGTCGCCTACCTGCTCGTGCGGCGCTACCTCGAGGACCCCGACCGGCGGGCGATGATCGCCGCCGTGTTCGGCATCGTGGCCTTCGTCGACGCCCCGCTGGTCTGGTTCTCCATCCGCTGGTGGCGCGACATCCACCCCTCGCCGATGCTCGAGAGCGGGGGGATCGACCCGGCCATGCGCCCCGCGTTCTGGGCCTGCCTGGCGGCCTTCGAGCTGCTGCTGGTCTACCTGCTGCGGCGGCGCTACGCGCTGGAATCGCTCGAGGAGGAGCTGGAACGGCTCGGGCGC
The window above is part of the Acidobacteriota bacterium genome. Proteins encoded here:
- the ccsA gene encoding cytochrome c biogenesis protein CcsA, with translation MNERTSARLDPVLWGILGIAMLAALYLALVDAPRERTMGDLQRIFYFHVAAAVAGLTAFGVNFASSIAYVARRERRWDRLALCAAETGVAFFAIVLLTGPIWAKPVWMVWWTWSPRLTSSLVLCLLYVAYLLVRRYLEDPDRRAMIAAVFGIVAFVDAPLVWFSIRWWRDIHPSPMLESGGIDPAMRPAFWACLAAFELLLVYLLRRRYALESLEEELERLGRLAE
- a CDS encoding ABC transporter permease, translating into MRRLWAVFRKDLAIELRTKDSLNTMLFFGIVVLVVFHFALRSGEVEARAAAPGVLWVAFAFAGTLGLNRMFAAEKENGCLEGLMMMPADRGVLYLGKMLAGTVFMLAAEAVIFVASLVFFNLEVWGELPWLALVFFVGTLGFTAVGTLLAAVAVNTRMREVLLPVILFPVVLPVLIHAVEATALVLGGADRGELRLPLAVLSVFTVVFGTIAYLLFEHVLED
- the ccmA gene encoding heme ABC exporter ATP-binding protein CcmA encodes the protein MIEVRGLAKYYGRQSALRGLDLRIARGDFIALFGRNGAGKTTFLRILAGLARPSAGTCRIAPAAGGAGGETPARTRGRIGYLSHHTSLYPDLTALENLRFFAHLAGVPADDPSLAGKIGAVGLAGREREPVRTYSRGMQQRLGIARALLHDPDILLLDEPFTGLDQAGADFLKGYLAGARRAGKTCVMALHDAGLGHQLASRLVVIDRGTAALDVERDSLPLDAFRERYAAILGPRPPAGGGAS